The proteins below come from a single Miscanthus floridulus cultivar M001 chromosome 1, ASM1932011v1, whole genome shotgun sequence genomic window:
- the LOC136457476 gene encoding BTB/POZ domain-containing protein At5g66560-like isoform X2 produces MSSSVRHGSSRGQAWFCTTGLPSDVVFEVHDMTFHLHKFPLMSKSRKIHRMLSEQEEQRPARGRQRRRRQMMSISDGGGDDGAAETEIEEAEEEEDEDEPEQEQVRTGEGDGQPYSIAFPDFPGGPGTFEAAAKFCYGVRVDLTAWNVAPLSCAAEYLEMTEEHAEDNLAARAEAYLNQTVLRHPGDATKALKSCEELLPLAEDLGIVSRCVDAIAARSSAASRSWFDDLAVLGLRMYKRVMAAMAARDDVRAEARESCLVSYARGTIPGLSRSMRWRLASAPVSSEVEQKELLEVVVASLPTHKCSGRVITAKFLFALLRTALILRASDAARMALERKAATQLQQATLEDVLILNYSGTAETLYDVDCVQRIIRYFLAEEEPGGEASSSAAIEEEEAVAAEVARPSAVVMVQVAKLVDSYLAEVASDANLKPAKFCELALLLPDHARIYDDSVYHAVDIYLKAHPRLTAEERDRVVGVVDCRKLTVEACTHAAQNERLPLRAVLQVLFFEQLQLRRAITSTLLAPSAGGAPQAGPSEAAAWRGPTALAQESQVLRLDMDSVASRVQELERECSSMRRAIKKIDGRGGSPSPGRRSADGGGDGSRHAAGGWRARHGCKFSTQVCDSHARNVVASRASRMGMSP; encoded by the exons ATGTCGTCGTCGGTCCGGCACGGCTCGTCGAGGGGCCAGGCATG GTTCTGCACCACGGGGCTGCCCAGCGACGTCGTCTTCGAGGTGCACGACATGACCTTCCACCTCCACAAG TTCCCGCTCATGTCCAAGAGCCGCAAGATCCACCGCATGCTCAGCGAGcaggaggagcagcgtccggcgcgggggcggcagcggcggcggagaCAGATGATGAGTATTAGTGACGGAGGAGGCGATGACGGTGCTGCGGAGACAGAGATCgaggaagcagaggaggaagaggatgaagacGAGCCCGAGCAGGAGCAGGTTAGGACGGGAGAGGGCGACGGGCAGCCGTACAGCATTGCGTTCCCCGACTTCCCGGGCGGGCCGGGCACGTTCGAGGCGGCCGCGAAGTTCTGCTACGGCGTCCGCGTCGACCTCACCGCTTGGAACGTCGCGCCCCTTAGTTGCGCGGCCGAGTATCTGGAGATGACGGAGGAGCACGCCGAGGACAACCTCGCGGCGCGCGCGGAGGCCTACCTGAACCAGACCGTGCTGCGGCACCCCGGCGACGCCACCAAGGCGCTAAAGTCCTGCGAGGAGCTGCTGCCGCTCGCCGAGGACCTCGGCATTGTGTCCCGCTGCGTGGACGCCATCGCCGCGCGCTCGTCGGCCGCGTCGCGGTCCTGGTTCGACGACCTGGCCGTGCTCGGCCTGCGCATGTACAAGCGGGTGATGGCGGCCATGGCCGCGCGCGACGACGTCAGGGCGGAGGCCAGGGAGAGCTGCCTGGTGTCCTACGCCAGGGGCACCATCCCGGGGTTGTCGAGGTCCATGCGGTGGCGCCTCGCGTCCGCGCCGGTGTCCTCGGAGGTGGAGCAGAAGGAGCTCCTCGAGGTGGTGGTCGCCAGCCTCCCCACGCACAAGTGCTCGGGGCGCGTGATCACCGCCAAGTTTCTGTTTGCGTTGCTGCGCACGGCGCTCATCTTGCGCGCGTCGGATGCGGCGCGCATGGCGCTGGAGCGGAAGGCCGCCACGCAGCTGCAGCAGGCCACGCTGGAGGACGTGCTCATATTGAACTACTCGGGCACCGCGGAGACGCTCTACGACGTGGACTGCGTCCAGCGGATCATCAGGTATTTCCTCGCGGAGGAGGAGCCTGGCGGCGAGGCATCGTCTTCGGCGGCGATCGAGGAGGAGGAAGCGGTGGCCGCGGAGGTGGCGCGGCCGTCTGCCGTGGTCATGGTGCAGGTGGCCAAGCTAGTGGACAGTTACCTCGCCGAGGTTGCGTCAGACGCCAACCTGAAGCCCGCCAAGTTCTGCGAGCTCGCGCTTTTGTTGCCCGACCATGCCCGTATCTACGACGATAGCGTCTACCACGCCGTCGACATCTACCTCAAG GCACACCCGCGGCTAACGGCGGAGGAGCGGGACAGGGTGGTGGGTGTGGTGGACTGCCGGAAGCTGACGGTGGAGGCGTGCACGCACGCGGCGCAGAACGAGCGGCTCCCGCTGCGGGCGGTGCTGCAGGTGCTCTTCTTCGAGCAGCTGCAGCTTCGGCGTGCCATCACGAGCACGCTCCTCGCGCCCTCCGCCGGCGGCGCTCCTCAGGCAGGCCCCAGCGAGGCGGCGGCGTGGCGAGGGCCGACGGCACTGGCGCAGGAGAGCCAGGTGCTGCGGCTAGACATGGACAGCGTGGCGAGCCGGGTGCAGGAGCTGGAGCGCGAGTGCTCCAGCATGCGCAGGGCTATTAAGAAGATTGAtgggcgcggcggcagcccatCGCCGGGCCGCCGCAGCGCTGACGGCGGCGGGGACGGGTCGAGGCACGCTGCGGGCGGGTGGAGGGCGCGGCACGGGTGCAAGTTCAGCACGCAGGTGTGCGACTCGCACGCGCGGAACGTGGTGGCGTCCAGGGCGTCCAGGATGGGGATGAGCCCGTAG
- the LOC136457476 gene encoding BTB/POZ domain-containing protein At5g66560-like isoform X1 codes for MQNSVAFACLLMMGSVSRARFCTTGLPSDVVFEVHDMTFHLHKFPLMSKSRKIHRMLSEQEEQRPARGRQRRRRQMMSISDGGGDDGAAETEIEEAEEEEDEDEPEQEQVRTGEGDGQPYSIAFPDFPGGPGTFEAAAKFCYGVRVDLTAWNVAPLSCAAEYLEMTEEHAEDNLAARAEAYLNQTVLRHPGDATKALKSCEELLPLAEDLGIVSRCVDAIAARSSAASRSWFDDLAVLGLRMYKRVMAAMAARDDVRAEARESCLVSYARGTIPGLSRSMRWRLASAPVSSEVEQKELLEVVVASLPTHKCSGRVITAKFLFALLRTALILRASDAARMALERKAATQLQQATLEDVLILNYSGTAETLYDVDCVQRIIRYFLAEEEPGGEASSSAAIEEEEAVAAEVARPSAVVMVQVAKLVDSYLAEVASDANLKPAKFCELALLLPDHARIYDDSVYHAVDIYLKAHPRLTAEERDRVVGVVDCRKLTVEACTHAAQNERLPLRAVLQVLFFEQLQLRRAITSTLLAPSAGGAPQAGPSEAAAWRGPTALAQESQVLRLDMDSVASRVQELERECSSMRRAIKKIDGRGGSPSPGRRSADGGGDGSRHAAGGWRARHGCKFSTQVCDSHARNVVASRASRMGMSP; via the exons ATGCAGAATTCCGTTGCTTTCGCGTGTCTGCTGATGATGGGTTCTGTATCTCGCGCCAGGTTCTGCACCACGGGGCTGCCCAGCGACGTCGTCTTCGAGGTGCACGACATGACCTTCCACCTCCACAAG TTCCCGCTCATGTCCAAGAGCCGCAAGATCCACCGCATGCTCAGCGAGcaggaggagcagcgtccggcgcgggggcggcagcggcggcggagaCAGATGATGAGTATTAGTGACGGAGGAGGCGATGACGGTGCTGCGGAGACAGAGATCgaggaagcagaggaggaagaggatgaagacGAGCCCGAGCAGGAGCAGGTTAGGACGGGAGAGGGCGACGGGCAGCCGTACAGCATTGCGTTCCCCGACTTCCCGGGCGGGCCGGGCACGTTCGAGGCGGCCGCGAAGTTCTGCTACGGCGTCCGCGTCGACCTCACCGCTTGGAACGTCGCGCCCCTTAGTTGCGCGGCCGAGTATCTGGAGATGACGGAGGAGCACGCCGAGGACAACCTCGCGGCGCGCGCGGAGGCCTACCTGAACCAGACCGTGCTGCGGCACCCCGGCGACGCCACCAAGGCGCTAAAGTCCTGCGAGGAGCTGCTGCCGCTCGCCGAGGACCTCGGCATTGTGTCCCGCTGCGTGGACGCCATCGCCGCGCGCTCGTCGGCCGCGTCGCGGTCCTGGTTCGACGACCTGGCCGTGCTCGGCCTGCGCATGTACAAGCGGGTGATGGCGGCCATGGCCGCGCGCGACGACGTCAGGGCGGAGGCCAGGGAGAGCTGCCTGGTGTCCTACGCCAGGGGCACCATCCCGGGGTTGTCGAGGTCCATGCGGTGGCGCCTCGCGTCCGCGCCGGTGTCCTCGGAGGTGGAGCAGAAGGAGCTCCTCGAGGTGGTGGTCGCCAGCCTCCCCACGCACAAGTGCTCGGGGCGCGTGATCACCGCCAAGTTTCTGTTTGCGTTGCTGCGCACGGCGCTCATCTTGCGCGCGTCGGATGCGGCGCGCATGGCGCTGGAGCGGAAGGCCGCCACGCAGCTGCAGCAGGCCACGCTGGAGGACGTGCTCATATTGAACTACTCGGGCACCGCGGAGACGCTCTACGACGTGGACTGCGTCCAGCGGATCATCAGGTATTTCCTCGCGGAGGAGGAGCCTGGCGGCGAGGCATCGTCTTCGGCGGCGATCGAGGAGGAGGAAGCGGTGGCCGCGGAGGTGGCGCGGCCGTCTGCCGTGGTCATGGTGCAGGTGGCCAAGCTAGTGGACAGTTACCTCGCCGAGGTTGCGTCAGACGCCAACCTGAAGCCCGCCAAGTTCTGCGAGCTCGCGCTTTTGTTGCCCGACCATGCCCGTATCTACGACGATAGCGTCTACCACGCCGTCGACATCTACCTCAAG GCACACCCGCGGCTAACGGCGGAGGAGCGGGACAGGGTGGTGGGTGTGGTGGACTGCCGGAAGCTGACGGTGGAGGCGTGCACGCACGCGGCGCAGAACGAGCGGCTCCCGCTGCGGGCGGTGCTGCAGGTGCTCTTCTTCGAGCAGCTGCAGCTTCGGCGTGCCATCACGAGCACGCTCCTCGCGCCCTCCGCCGGCGGCGCTCCTCAGGCAGGCCCCAGCGAGGCGGCGGCGTGGCGAGGGCCGACGGCACTGGCGCAGGAGAGCCAGGTGCTGCGGCTAGACATGGACAGCGTGGCGAGCCGGGTGCAGGAGCTGGAGCGCGAGTGCTCCAGCATGCGCAGGGCTATTAAGAAGATTGAtgggcgcggcggcagcccatCGCCGGGCCGCCGCAGCGCTGACGGCGGCGGGGACGGGTCGAGGCACGCTGCGGGCGGGTGGAGGGCGCGGCACGGGTGCAAGTTCAGCACGCAGGTGTGCGACTCGCACGCGCGGAACGTGGTGGCGTCCAGGGCGTCCAGGATGGGGATGAGCCCGTAG
- the LOC136476243 gene encoding uncharacterized protein, whose protein sequence is MGACNSCEATAVAAAPGWTAEEARVVLVDGSLRRFPGGTRASQAVKAAAGTAAAAASWFLCSADGLELGGAVAAVGSEEALQPGQLYFVLPAAMRRRPLQAEEMAALAIRANAALVGDHDGPLVFPEAAAAAAGNGNGARSGKACRRSRRGSSRGRDFVLDLGAIAE, encoded by the coding sequence ATGGGAGCCTGCAACTCGTGCGAGgccacggcggtggcggcggcgccggggTGGACGGCGGAGGAGGCGAGGGTTGTGCTCGTGGACGGCTCCCTGCGGCGGTTCCCGGGCGGCACGCGGGCGTCGCAGGCCGTGAAGGCGGCCGCCGgcacggccgcggcggcggcctcgtGGTTCCTGTGCAGCGCGGACGGGCTGGAGCTCGGCGGCGCCGTGGCGGCCGTGGGGTCGGAGGAGGCGCTGCAGCCCGGGCAGCTGTACTTCGTGCTCCCCGCCGCGATGCGGCGCCGCCCGCTGCAGGCGGAGGAGATGGCCGCGCTCGCCATCCGCGCCAACGCCGCGCTGGTCGGCGACCACGACGGCCCGCTCGTGTTCCcggaggccgccgccgcggccgccggcaACGGCAACGGCGCGCGGTCCGGCAAGGCGTGCCGGAGGTCCAGGAGGGGCAGCAGCCGCGGCAGGGACTTCGTGCTGGACCTCGGCGCCATTGCCGAGTAG